The proteins below come from a single Streptomyces tubercidicus genomic window:
- a CDS encoding sugar ABC transporter permease produces the protein MTRKRNQRSRPASVALHTALLVAAAVAVFPPLWLLVTSFKPKNDAFTTGLVTDFTFANYTHVLADTEFLTWFQNSVIIVGLTTVLGVFIAATTGYAVSRFRFPGMRPLMWLLLITQMFPVAVLIVPLYNLLASLGLLNQPAGLVITYLTIAVPFCAWMMKGFFDTIPVEIDEAGRVDGLNPFGTFWRLVLPLARPGLAVTGFYTFVTAWAEVAYASAFMTGEENLTLAGGLQTFVNQYTNDWGSMTAAAVIIAVPAALVFAFAQRHLVAGLTAGTTKG, from the coding sequence ATGACCCGCAAGCGCAACCAGCGTTCCCGCCCGGCCTCGGTCGCCCTGCACACGGCGCTGCTCGTCGCCGCCGCGGTGGCCGTCTTCCCGCCCCTGTGGCTGCTGGTGACGTCCTTCAAACCGAAGAACGACGCCTTCACCACCGGCCTCGTCACCGACTTCACCTTCGCCAACTACACCCACGTACTGGCCGACACCGAGTTCCTGACCTGGTTCCAGAACTCCGTGATCATCGTCGGGCTGACCACCGTCCTCGGTGTCTTCATCGCCGCCACCACCGGCTACGCCGTCAGCCGCTTCCGCTTCCCCGGAATGCGTCCGCTGATGTGGCTGCTGCTGATCACCCAGATGTTCCCGGTCGCGGTCCTGATCGTGCCGCTCTACAACCTCCTGGCGAGCCTCGGCCTGCTCAACCAGCCCGCGGGCCTGGTCATCACCTACCTGACCATCGCCGTCCCGTTCTGCGCCTGGATGATGAAGGGCTTCTTCGACACCATCCCGGTGGAGATCGACGAAGCGGGCCGGGTCGACGGCCTCAACCCGTTCGGCACCTTCTGGCGGCTCGTCCTGCCGCTGGCCCGCCCCGGCCTGGCCGTCACCGGCTTCTACACCTTCGTCACCGCCTGGGCCGAGGTCGCCTACGCCTCCGCGTTCATGACCGGCGAGGAGAACCTCACGCTCGCCGGCGGGCTGCAGACCTTCGTCAACCAGTACACCAACGACTGGGGTTCGATGACCGCCGCCGCCGTGATCATCGCCGTCCCGGCCGCCCTCGTCTTCGCCTTCGCCCAGCGCCACCTCGTCGCCGGTCTGACGGCCGGCACCACCAAGGGTTGA
- a CDS encoding glycoside hydrolase family 13 protein — protein sequence MTPQHNVTPENVTPATDWWRDAVIYQVYPRSFADANGDGMGDLAGVRSRLPYLRDLGVDAVWLSPFYASPQADAGYDVADYRAIDPMFGTLPDAEAVITEAHRLGLRIIVDLVPNHCSDQHAWFRRGLTEGPGSTLRERFHFRKGRGENGELPPNDWESLFGGPAWTQVPDGEWYLHLFAPEQPDFNWDHPAVQDEFRSILRFWLDLGVDGFRVDVAHGLVKAPGLPDMGRGEQLKLLGNQVLPFFDQDGVHDIYRSWRTVLDEYSGDRRPGSLPGDRIAVAEAWAPTADRTALYVRPDELHQAFNFHYLNTEWDAATLREAIDSSLDAMRPVAAPTTWVLSNHDVVRHRTRLGGGLDRARAATLLMLALPGSAYLYQGEELGLPEVTDLPDEVRQDPSFFRDSGQEGLRDGCRVPLPWHGDEAPYGFGDGGSWLPQPDDWAALTVEAQTGDPTSTLELYRTALALRRRQPGLGAGDAVEWLAAPDGVLAFRRPGGLVCTVNTTGAPVRLPAPGRLLLSSRQLAATDGEFELPADTAIWWKE from the coding sequence ATGACTCCACAGCACAACGTCACCCCTGAGAACGTCACTCCTGCCACCGACTGGTGGCGCGACGCGGTGATCTACCAGGTCTATCCGCGCAGCTTCGCCGACGCCAACGGCGACGGGATGGGGGACCTGGCCGGTGTCCGCAGCCGGTTGCCCTACCTGCGCGACCTGGGCGTGGACGCCGTCTGGCTCAGTCCCTTCTACGCCTCGCCGCAGGCCGACGCCGGGTACGACGTCGCCGACTACCGCGCCATCGACCCGATGTTCGGCACCCTGCCCGACGCCGAGGCCGTCATCACCGAGGCCCACCGCCTGGGGCTGCGCATCATCGTCGACCTCGTCCCCAACCACTGCTCCGACCAGCACGCATGGTTCCGCCGCGGACTGACGGAGGGCCCCGGCTCGACGCTCCGCGAACGCTTCCACTTCCGCAAGGGCCGCGGCGAGAACGGCGAACTCCCGCCCAACGACTGGGAGTCCCTCTTCGGCGGCCCCGCCTGGACCCAGGTCCCCGACGGGGAGTGGTACCTCCACCTCTTCGCCCCCGAGCAGCCCGACTTCAACTGGGACCACCCCGCCGTGCAGGACGAATTCCGCTCCATCCTGCGCTTCTGGCTGGACCTGGGCGTGGACGGCTTCCGGGTGGACGTCGCCCACGGCCTGGTCAAGGCCCCCGGCCTGCCCGACATGGGCCGGGGCGAGCAGCTGAAACTGCTCGGCAACCAGGTCCTGCCGTTCTTCGACCAGGACGGCGTCCACGACATCTACCGCTCCTGGCGCACCGTCCTCGACGAGTACTCCGGCGACCGACGGCCCGGCTCCCTCCCCGGCGACCGGATCGCGGTCGCCGAAGCCTGGGCCCCCACCGCCGACCGCACCGCCCTCTACGTCCGCCCCGACGAACTCCACCAGGCGTTCAACTTCCATTACTTGAACACGGAGTGGGACGCGGCCACCCTCCGCGAGGCGATCGACTCGTCCCTGGACGCCATGCGCCCGGTGGCGGCCCCGACGACCTGGGTGCTGTCCAACCACGACGTCGTACGCCACCGCACCCGGCTCGGCGGCGGCCTGGACCGCGCCCGCGCCGCCACCCTCCTGATGCTGGCACTGCCCGGCTCCGCCTACCTCTACCAGGGCGAGGAACTGGGCCTGCCCGAGGTCACCGACCTGCCCGACGAGGTCCGCCAGGACCCCTCCTTCTTCCGGGACAGCGGCCAGGAGGGCCTGCGCGACGGCTGCCGGGTACCGCTCCCGTGGCACGGCGACGAGGCCCCGTACGGCTTCGGCGACGGCGGCAGCTGGCTGCCCCAGCCCGACGACTGGGCGGCCCTCACCGTCGAAGCCCAGACCGGCGACCCCACCTCCACCCTGGAGCTCTACCGCACCGCCCTGGCACTACGGCGCCGACAGCCGGGACTGGGCGCGGGCGACGCGGTCGAGTGGCTGGCCGCCCCCGACGGCGTCCTGGCTTTCCGCCGCCCCGGCGGGCTGGTCTGCACGGTCAATACGACCGGGGCCCCGGTCCGGCTGCCCGCCCCGGGGCGGCTGCTGCTCTCCTCACGCCAACTGGCCGCAACTGACGGTGAGTTCGAGCTGCCCGCCGACACCGCCATCTGGTGGAAGGAGTGA
- a CDS encoding LacI family DNA-binding transcriptional regulator, whose translation MTLPHPHPHAAPRLSDIAAQAEVSEATVSRVLNGKAGVAASTRRRVLAALDVLGYERPVRLRRRSAGLVGLVIPELTNPIFPAFAQIIEQSLAGHGYTPVLCTQMPGGATEDELVEQLEERGVTGIVFLSGLHADTRADPSRYTRLAARGVPFVLINGYNAHIDAPFVSPDDVAAARMAVRHLAELGHGRIGLAVGPARYVPSRRKAEGFAAALGESFGLSRGQAERRVRHTLFSVEGGHAAAATLLDDGCTGIVCGSDLMALGVVRAARQRGLSVPADLSVVGFDDSQLIAFTDPPLTTVRQPVQAMATAAVGALIEEIHERAAGRREPPRRTEFVFQPELVVRGSTGPVVRA comes from the coding sequence GTGACCCTGCCCCATCCCCATCCCCATGCCGCGCCCCGGCTCTCCGACATCGCCGCCCAGGCGGAGGTCAGCGAGGCGACCGTCAGCCGGGTACTGAACGGCAAGGCGGGCGTGGCGGCGAGCACCCGACGCCGGGTGCTCGCCGCGCTCGACGTCCTCGGCTACGAGCGTCCCGTACGGCTGCGCCGCCGCAGCGCCGGGCTGGTGGGGTTGGTCATCCCGGAGCTGACCAACCCCATCTTCCCCGCCTTCGCCCAGATCATCGAGCAGTCGCTGGCGGGCCACGGCTACACCCCGGTGCTCTGCACCCAGATGCCCGGCGGAGCCACCGAGGACGAACTCGTCGAGCAACTGGAGGAGCGCGGCGTCACCGGCATCGTCTTCCTCTCCGGCCTGCACGCCGACACCCGCGCCGACCCGTCCCGCTACACCCGCCTGGCCGCCCGGGGCGTCCCGTTCGTCCTCATCAACGGCTACAACGCGCACATCGACGCGCCGTTCGTCTCACCCGACGACGTCGCGGCGGCCCGGATGGCCGTGCGCCACCTGGCCGAGCTGGGGCACGGGCGGATCGGACTGGCCGTCGGCCCGGCCCGCTATGTGCCCTCCCGCCGCAAGGCCGAGGGCTTCGCGGCGGCGCTGGGCGAGTCGTTCGGCCTGTCGAGGGGGCAGGCCGAACGGCGCGTCCGGCACACCCTGTTCAGCGTGGAAGGCGGACACGCGGCCGCCGCCACGCTGCTCGACGACGGCTGCACCGGCATCGTCTGCGGCAGCGACCTGATGGCCCTCGGCGTCGTACGGGCGGCCCGCCAACGCGGCCTGAGCGTCCCGGCCGACCTCTCGGTCGTCGGCTTCGACGACTCCCAGCTGATCGCCTTCACCGACCCACCCCTGACCACGGTGCGCCAGCCGGTCCAGGCGATGGCGACGGCGGCGGTCGGCGCCTTGATCGAGGAGATCCACGAACGGGCGGCGGGCCGCCGGGAACCGCCCCGACGCACCGAGTTCGTCTTCCAGCCGGAACTGGTGGTGCGGGGCTCGACCGGTCCGGTGGTGCGCGCATGA
- a CDS encoding extracellular solute-binding protein — MRRGIRGATATALVAGLALAATACGGGDSGNGGDSGGELSGTVTFWDTSNDAEKATYRKLAEGFQKQHPKVHVKYVNVPFGDANAKFKNAAGGNSGAPDVMRTEVAWTADFANLGYLAPLDGTPALDKTGDYLPQAVGSTKFKGKTYAAPQVIDTLGLFYNKKLLKDAGVEVPKSFAELATAAKKIKAKTGATALYLRGDDPYWFLPYLYGEGGDMVDARDKVVQIDDGAGVKAFKTIKGLVDSKAAVTDATDGYENQIKALKDGTVAMAVDGPWDIEAARAGKAFKDKKNLGVAPVPAGSKAQGSPQGGWNLSVYAGSKNLRASYAFVKYMSSAEVQQETNEKLSLLPTRKSVYEVPAVKNNEMVRFFKPAVDGAVQRPWIAEGNSLFEPVKVQMNKVLTGAATPEQAAKATGNAYRKLLKDYK; from the coding sequence ATGCGGCGTGGCATACGGGGCGCAACGGCCACCGCGCTGGTAGCGGGCCTGGCACTGGCAGCGACAGCGTGCGGCGGAGGCGACAGCGGCAATGGCGGCGACAGCGGGGGTGAACTGTCCGGAACCGTTACCTTCTGGGACACCTCCAACGACGCCGAGAAGGCGACGTACCGCAAACTTGCCGAGGGTTTCCAGAAGCAGCACCCCAAGGTCCACGTCAAATATGTGAACGTCCCGTTCGGTGACGCCAACGCCAAGTTCAAGAACGCGGCCGGCGGCAACTCCGGCGCCCCCGACGTGATGCGCACCGAGGTCGCCTGGACCGCTGACTTCGCCAACCTCGGCTACCTCGCCCCGCTCGACGGCACCCCCGCCCTCGACAAGACCGGCGACTACCTCCCGCAGGCCGTCGGCTCCACGAAGTTCAAGGGCAAGACCTACGCCGCACCCCAGGTCATCGACACCCTCGGCCTCTTCTACAACAAGAAGCTCCTCAAGGACGCCGGCGTCGAGGTCCCCAAGTCCTTCGCCGAACTGGCCACCGCCGCCAAGAAGATCAAGGCCAAGACCGGCGCCACCGCCCTCTATCTGCGCGGCGACGACCCCTACTGGTTCCTGCCCTATCTCTACGGCGAGGGCGGCGACATGGTCGACGCCCGCGACAAGGTCGTGCAGATCGACGACGGCGCCGGCGTCAAGGCGTTCAAGACGATCAAGGGTCTGGTGGACTCCAAGGCCGCGGTCACCGATGCCACCGATGGTTACGAGAACCAGATCAAGGCCCTCAAGGACGGCACCGTCGCGATGGCCGTCGACGGGCCCTGGGACATCGAGGCCGCCCGCGCCGGCAAGGCGTTCAAGGACAAGAAGAACCTCGGCGTCGCCCCCGTGCCCGCCGGGTCCAAGGCCCAGGGCTCCCCGCAGGGCGGCTGGAACCTCTCCGTCTACGCCGGCAGCAAGAACCTCCGGGCCTCCTACGCCTTCGTGAAGTACATGAGCTCAGCCGAGGTCCAGCAGGAGACCAACGAGAAGCTCAGCCTGCTGCCCACCCGCAAGTCCGTGTACGAGGTGCCGGCCGTCAAGAACAACGAGATGGTGCGGTTCTTCAAGCCCGCCGTCGATGGTGCCGTGCAGCGCCCCTGGATCGCCGAGGGCAACTCGCTCTTCGAGCCCGTCAAGGTCCAGATGAACAAGGTGCTCACCGGCGCCGCCACGCCCGAGCAGGCCGCCAAGGCGACCGGCAACGCCTACCGGAAGCTGCTCAAGGACTACAAGTGA
- a CDS encoding DUF397 domain-containing protein produces MSSTELAWFKSSYSGSDGDDCVEVALSWHKSSYSSGDGDDCVEIAACPTTVHIRDSKDKAGPQLAVPADAWAAFVGYAVELA; encoded by the coding sequence ATGAGCAGCACCGAACTGGCATGGTTCAAGAGCAGCTACAGCGGCAGTGACGGCGACGACTGCGTGGAGGTCGCCCTCTCCTGGCACAAGTCCAGCTACAGCAGCGGCGACGGCGACGACTGCGTCGAGATCGCCGCCTGCCCCACCACCGTCCACATCCGCGACTCCAAGGACAAGGCCGGCCCGCAGCTCGCCGTGCCCGCCGATGCCTGGGCGGCGTTCGTCGGGTACGCCGTCGAACTGGCCTGA
- a CDS encoding carbohydrate ABC transporter permease gives MVAPVVLVIGVIIGYPLVRGVFLSLTDANEANVERNIGVNHLPATYKFTGLDNYQAVLADGVFWDRLGWTVLWTVGCVSLTFLTGLALANMLNRTLRGRTFYRLALILPWAIPAFISVFTWRMLYNEKNGILNKLLAGGGIDAVPWLNDPTWAKLSVIAVNVWLGVPFMLVALLGGLQSIPGELYEAAEMDGASAWQRFRNITVPGLRAVSSTVILLSTIWTFNMFPVIFLLTRGGPGDATEILVTYAYRLSFLDSPRNFSESAAWGVLILVLLSAVAVVYRRALRKQGEAW, from the coding sequence ATGGTCGCCCCGGTGGTACTCGTCATCGGGGTGATCATCGGCTACCCGCTGGTGCGCGGTGTCTTCCTCTCGCTCACGGACGCCAATGAGGCCAACGTCGAGCGGAACATCGGCGTCAACCACCTCCCCGCCACCTACAAGTTCACCGGCCTGGACAACTACCAGGCGGTGCTGGCCGACGGCGTCTTCTGGGACCGCCTCGGCTGGACGGTCCTGTGGACCGTCGGCTGTGTCTCGCTGACGTTCCTGACCGGACTCGCCCTGGCGAACATGCTCAACCGGACCCTGCGCGGCCGCACCTTCTACCGCCTCGCGCTGATCCTGCCGTGGGCCATCCCCGCCTTCATTTCCGTCTTCACCTGGCGGATGCTCTACAACGAGAAGAACGGCATCCTCAACAAGCTGCTGGCCGGCGGCGGCATCGACGCGGTCCCCTGGCTCAACGACCCCACCTGGGCCAAGCTCTCGGTCATCGCCGTCAACGTCTGGCTGGGCGTGCCTTTCATGCTCGTCGCGCTGCTCGGCGGCCTGCAGTCCATACCGGGCGAGCTGTACGAGGCCGCCGAGATGGACGGCGCGAGCGCCTGGCAGCGCTTCCGCAACATCACCGTCCCCGGCCTGCGCGCCGTCAGCAGCACAGTGATCCTGCTCTCCACCATCTGGACCTTCAACATGTTCCCGGTGATCTTCCTGCTGACCCGGGGCGGCCCCGGCGACGCCACCGAGATCCTGGTGACCTACGCCTACCGGCTCTCCTTCCTCGACAGCCCCCGCAACTTCTCCGAGTCCGCGGCCTGGGGCGTCCTGATCCTGGTCCTGCTCTCGGCCGTCGCGGTCGTCTACCGCCGGGCGCTGCGCAAGCAGGGAGAAGCGTGGTGA